One Globicephala melas chromosome 4, mGloMel1.2, whole genome shotgun sequence genomic window carries:
- the LOC115863441 gene encoding thioredoxin-dependent peroxide reductase, mitochondrial: MAAVAGRLLRTSLVRQVSAIPWGISASAALRPAASRRTCLTNALWSGSAQAKFAFSTSSSCHAPAVTQHAPYFKGTAVVNGEFKEISLDDFKGKYLVLFFYPLDFTFVCPTEIIAFSDKANEFHDVNCEVVAVSVDSHFTHLAWINTPRKNGGLGHMHITLLSDLTKQISRDYGVLLEGPGLALRGLFIIDPNGVIKHLSVNDLPVGRSVEETLRLVKAFQFVETHGEVCPANWTPDSPTIKPHPTASKEYFEKVNQ; encoded by the coding sequence ATGGCGGCCGTGGCGGGAAGGTTGCTCCGGACTTCGCTTGTCCGACAAGTGAGTGCCATTCCTTGGGGCATTTCTGCCTCTGCAGCCCTTAGGCCTGCTGCTTCTCGAAGAACGTGCTTGACAAATGCACTGTGGTCTGGCTCTGCTCAAGCAAAGTTCGCCTTTAGCACCAGTTCCTCATGCCATGCCCCTGCCGTCACCCAGCATGCGCCCTATTTTAAGGGTACAGCTGTTGTCAATGGAGAGTTCAAAGAAATAAGCCTTGATGACTTTAAGGGGAAATATTTAGTGCTCTTCTTCTATCCTTTGGATTTCACCTTTGTGTGTCCTACAGAAATTATTGCTTTCAGTGACAAAGCCAATGAATTTCACGATGTGAACTGTGAAGTCGTTGCAGTGTCAGTGGATTCCCACTTCACCCACCTGGCCTGGATAAACACACCAAGGAAGAATGGCGGTTTGGGCCACATGCACATCACACTCTTGTCAGACTTGACTAAACAGATTTCCCGAGACTACGGTGTGCTGTTAGAAGGTCCCGGCCTTGCACTACGAGGTCTCTTCATAATTGACCCCAACGGAGTCATCAAGCATTTGAGCGTCAATGATCTCCCAGTGGGTCGAAGCGTGGAAGAGACCCTCCGCTTGGTGAAGGCATTCCAGTTTGTAGAAACCCATGGAGAAGTCTGCCCAGCCAACTGGACACCAGATTCTCCTACAATCAAGCCCCATCCGACTGCTTCCaaagaatattttgagaaggtAAATCAGTAG